In bacterium, one genomic interval encodes:
- a CDS encoding DNA-3-methyladenine glycosylase — MQNSEAFVKRPGQILGPDFFGQPTLRVAPALIGCLLRYRSALVRIVEVEAYTDDEASHGFRRTARSAIMHDSFGHVYVYRSYGVHVCLNFTTDRKHCGAVLIRAAEPLAGLGPMRKRRGDVATHKLLSGPGNLTRALGLTLELNEEMIGAKLVVIADAPCAIVCTTRIGISKAKDHPWRFFDPNSGSVSGTKALNATAQPYSLTGNSNISE, encoded by the coding sequence ATACAGAATTCAGAGGCTTTTGTCAAGCGGCCCGGCCAGATTCTGGGCCCGGACTTTTTCGGGCAACCGACCCTCCGCGTCGCCCCGGCCCTGATCGGCTGCCTCCTGCGCTACCGATCGGCCCTTGTCCGCATCGTCGAGGTCGAGGCCTACACCGACGACGAAGCCTCCCACGGTTTCCGCCGCACCGCCCGCTCGGCCATCATGCACGACAGCTTCGGCCACGTCTATGTTTACCGCAGCTACGGCGTGCACGTTTGCCTCAATTTCACGACCGACCGCAAACATTGTGGTGCCGTGTTGATTCGCGCAGCCGAACCACTCGCAGGCCTCGGCCCCATGCGCAAACGCCGCGGCGATGTAGCGACTCACAAACTCCTTAGCGGCCCCGGCAACCTCACGCGCGCACTGGGCCTCACGCTGGAACTGAATGAAGAAATGATCGGTGCCAAACTTGTGGTCATCGCCGACGCACCCTGCGCCATCGTCTGCACCACCCGCATCGGTATCAGCAAAGCCAAAGACCACCCTTGGCGTTTCTTTGATCCGAACAGCGGAAGCGTCAGCGGCACGAAAGCGCTGAACGCGACTGCGCAGCCTTACTCTTTGACCGGCAACTCAAATATATCCGAGTAA
- a CDS encoding T9SS type A sorting domain-containing protein → MERLNGIKFRSRIILGLQTFLKRVGFAILVLGGGAAHAEWQRVHEFEDELTWVVRFQDAERGWAGPALLPPYLYRTTNGGFDWTPIEEFPGNGYVAEIEFWGSKRIAVATLNSVTTSSDSGVTWSAIALPGGGYATEIAYADSNLIFAIGTDDQLLPPTRKQIHRSLDGGQTWTRVFYEIDHEGWSINDVAYSASGTVIVGSAPWEVLRSTNQGINWQSIGDEDPNLFPILEVNALVSPSSGVFIAAGAVDTLPGLLGFPIIARSSDDGQTWNIVWQNPTAYDSMIYDLSFADSLNGWAVGRNGTFLRTTDGGETWTWSVFDSIRFGFVQASYLSTSMGFVFDPGGGGGSLWRWDTTTAVVEDDHDRSEITGTQISVFPNPFNAEATFRIELARPSQVQVKIYDLCGRIVAGMSEQYRSEGIHSLKLGLVPLATGMYIYRVTADKYPVGQGKILHLK, encoded by the coding sequence ATGGAACGGTTGAACGGCATCAAATTTAGATCGCGAATCATACTCGGACTTCAGACATTCCTGAAGCGGGTGGGGTTCGCGATTTTGGTGTTGGGAGGAGGAGCTGCTCATGCCGAGTGGCAACGGGTCCATGAATTTGAAGACGAGCTAACTTGGGTTGTTCGATTCCAGGATGCGGAAAGGGGCTGGGCAGGACCAGCACTACTTCCTCCATACTTGTACAGAACTACAAATGGCGGTTTTGACTGGACTCCCATAGAAGAGTTCCCCGGGAATGGTTATGTCGCTGAAATAGAGTTCTGGGGCAGCAAGCGAATAGCTGTTGCAACATTGAATTCTGTAACCACATCCAGCGATTCTGGAGTGACTTGGAGTGCAATCGCACTTCCCGGCGGGGGATACGCAACCGAAATCGCCTATGCGGATTCGAACTTGATTTTTGCAATCGGAACGGACGATCAGCTTTTACCTCCAACCAGAAAGCAGATCCACCGTAGCTTGGACGGAGGACAGACGTGGACTAGGGTGTTTTACGAAATCGACCATGAAGGCTGGTCTATCAATGATGTGGCTTATTCAGCGTCGGGTACGGTCATCGTAGGCTCAGCGCCGTGGGAGGTACTGCGAAGCACAAATCAGGGAATCAATTGGCAGAGCATTGGAGACGAGGACCCAAACCTATTCCCGATACTCGAGGTTAATGCGTTAGTCTCGCCCAGCAGCGGTGTCTTCATCGCTGCTGGAGCCGTTGATACGTTGCCAGGCTTGCTGGGCTTTCCGATCATCGCCCGCAGTTCAGATGACGGCCAAACGTGGAATATCGTTTGGCAAAATCCTACTGCCTACGACTCAATGATCTATGATTTGTCCTTTGCGGATTCGCTAAACGGCTGGGCAGTGGGGAGGAACGGAACGTTTCTTCGAACGACAGATGGAGGTGAGACATGGACTTGGTCGGTCTTTGATTCAATTAGATTCGGATTTGTTCAAGCTTCATATTTGTCGACCTCGATGGGATTTGTTTTCGACCCGGGTGGCGGAGGTGGAAGTCTCTGGAGGTGGGATACAACAACGGCGGTTGTAGAGGACGACCATGACCGAAGTGAGATCACTGGAACGCAAATAAGTGTCTTTCCAAATCCTTTTAACGCGGAGGCTACATTCCGGATTGAATTAGCGAGACCTTCGCAAGTCCAAGTCAAAATCTATGATCTTTGCGGACGCATTGTCGCCGGGATGAGCGAGCAATATAGGTCTGAAGGCATCCACTCTTTGAAATTAGGCTTGGTGCCGCTGGCCACGGGAATGTACATTTACAGAGTTACGGCCGATAAATATCCTGTTGGCCAAGGGAAGATACTCCATCTCAAATAA